One window of the Nothobranchius furzeri strain GRZ-AD chromosome 3, NfurGRZ-RIMD1, whole genome shotgun sequence genome contains the following:
- the traip gene encoding E3 ubiquitin-protein ligase TRAIP, with the protein MPIRAYCTICSDFFDHCRDVAAIHCGHTFHYECLLQWFQTAPTKTCPQCRKQVSTRHIINKLFFDIGGEEEGSADPESLQNEVDRMRALMSSKERDWQDKQKAIDGLKDTVDKQRRDLDSVRKEIMDKEMLCTALKKQMAYLETQQSDVQAAKDEVRRLRTKIQTFERLDVLLQGQRDEVESMVTDMGVSPASVEQLSIYCISLKKEYDNLKVNLKSSNEMCEKLKREVLSSNTKLQKAAMEVNQTKEEKNSLQKDLSNADKEISSLKKKVEFLQKTLSTPTRTNEALSRLVFESPAPLELKPPRLYHSADEELDLNLTYDITTPGHVTSRSTPVPPKKMRLDPPASPVSKQSGTCPSAPGQEPVSIPAFRNSLLFRKKTLGSMLDPQRKAGVVRTGYDGLGGRTKFIQPSPLSEIRPLMKTRRKKVTRPPNTMSSSLTLDGFLQ; encoded by the exons ATGCCTATACGAGCTTATTGCACAATCTGTTCGGATTTCTTTGATCACTGTAGAGATGTTGCTGCCATTCACTGCGGACACACTTTCCACTACGAGTG TCTTCTCCAGTGGTTCCAGACAGCCCCCACAAAAACATGTCCACAGTGCAGGAAGCAG GTCAGCACCAGACACATCATCAACAAGCTTTTCTTTGACATTGGGGGTGAGGAGGAGGGCTCAGCTGACCCAGAGAGCCTGCAG AATGAGGTTGATCGGATGAGGGCACTTATGAGTTCGAAAG AGCGAGACTGGCAGGACAAACAGAAAGCAATAGATGGGTTAAAGGACACTGTGGACAAGCAAAGGAGAGACCTGGACAGTGTTCGAAAGGAGATCATGGACAAAGAGATGCTGTGCACAGCACTTAAG AAGCAGATGGCATATTTAGAGACACAACAGAGTGACGTTCAGGCTGCAAAGGACGAGGTTCGAAGACTCAGGACCAAAATCCAAACCTTTGAAAG ACTGGACGTGTTGTTACAGGGTCAGAGAGACGAGGTGGAGTCCATGGTCACGGACATGGGCGTCAGCCCGGCGTCTGTGGAGCAGCTTTCCATCTACTGCATATCCCTCAAAAA AGAGTACGATAACCTGAAAGTGAACCTCAAGTCTTCCAACGAGATGTGTGAGAAACTGAAGAGAGAAGTCCTGTCCTCAAACACCAAG CTGCAGAAAGCAGCGATGGAGGTGAATCAGACCAAAGAGGAGAAGAACTCTCTTCAGAAGGATCTGAGCAACGCTGACAAAGAGATCTCT AGTCTCAAGAAAAAGGTGGAGTTCCTTCAGAAGACCTTGAGCACGCCAACGCGCACCAACGAAGCCCTCAGTCGACTTGTGTTTGAAAG CCCGGCTCCGCTGGAGCTGAAGCCCCCTCGTCTCTACCACTCAGCTGATGAGGAGCTTGACCTTAACCTGACCTATGACATAACCACTCCTGGCCACGTGACCAGTAGGTCAACGCCTGTCCCGCCCAAGAAGATGCGCCTCGACCCCCCCGC GTCTCCTGTCTCTAAGCAGAGTGGGACGTGTCCATCG GCTCCAGGGCAGGAGCCCGTCAGCATTCCTGCCTTTAGGAACTCTCTCCTGTTCAGGAAGAAGACTTTAGGCAGCATGTTGGACCCTCAGAGGAAGGCTGGAGTC GTCCGGACGGGTTATGATGGGTTAGGAGGAAGAACCAAGTTCATCCAGCCC TCTCCTTTATCAGAGATTCGCCCGCTGATGAAGACCAGAAGGAAAAAGGTGACTCGACCTCCCAACACGATGTCCAGCAGCCTGACTCTAGACGGGTTCCTCCAGTAA
- the grm6b gene encoding glutamate receptor, metabotropic 6b — MMTSSSLLFLWLSLLLRYQIWLQLLWLGPASQAQQGTQPQSIKIEGDITLGGLFPVHARGPAGIPCGEIKREKGIHRLEALLYALDQINNDPDLLPNITLGARILDTCSRDTYALEQSLTFVQALIQKDNSDVRCSNGEPPIIPKPERVVGVIGASGSSVSIMVANVLRLFAIPQISYASTAPELSDNSRYEFFSRVVPPDSYQAQAMLDIVKAMGWNYVSTLASEGNYGESGVDAFIQISREAGGLCIAQSIKIPREPRPGEFDKIVKRLMETSNARGVIIFANEDDIKRVLQAAKRANLTGHFLFVGSDSWGAKSSPIEDQEEVAEGAVTILPKRASIDGFDEYFTSRSLENNRRNIWFAEFWEDDFKCKLTRPGIKYDPDRRKCTGEERISQDSQYEQEGKVQFVIDAVYAMAHALHSMHMDLCPGSMGVCEKMDPVEGRMLLQYIRSVNFNGSAGTAVMFNENGDAPGRYDIFQYQMSNVSNPGYRVIGQWTNHLRLNLEDMQWSGGEQKVPDSVCSFPCESGERKKMVKGVPCCWHCELCDGYQFVLDEFTCDMCPFDMRPLKNRTGCRPTPIIKLEWSSPWAIIPVFLAILGILATTGVISTFVRFNDTPIVRASGRELSYVLLTGIFLIYLITFLMIAEPSVVVCAFRRLLLGLGMCISYSAMLTKTNRIYRIFEQGKKSVTPPKFISPTSQLLITFILISVQLLGVFVWFGVEPPHTTIDYEEQKPPNPEFARGILKCDMSDLSLILCLSYSILLMITCTVYAIKSRGVPETFNEAKPIGFTMYTTCIIWLAFVPIFFGTAQSTEKMFIQTTTLTVSMSLSATVSLGMLYIPKVYVIIFHPEQNVQKRKRSFKAVVQAATVSTRLSQKSSDKQNGESKGEPSRSQ, encoded by the exons ATGATGACATCTTCATCCCTTCTGTTCCTCTGGCTTAGTTTGTTGCTTAGATACCAGATATGGCTGCAGCTGCTCTGGCTCGGTCCAGCCTCTCAGGCCCAGCAGGGCACCCAGCCTCAGTCCATCAAAATCGAGGGTGACATCACCCTGGGGGGGCTCTTCCCTGTCCATGCTCGGGGACCTGCTGGGATTCCCTGTGGAGAGATCAAGAGAGAAAAGGGAATCCACCGGCTCGAGGCCCTGCTGTACGCCTTGGACCAGATTAACAACGACCCCGACCTGCTTCCTAACATCACTCTGGGAGCTCGAATACTGGACACCTGCTCCAGAGACACCTACGCTCTGGAGCAGTCCCTCACATTCGTCCAGGCCCTCATCCAGAAGGACAACTCTGACGTGCGCTGCTCAAACGGAGAACCCCCCATCATCCCCAAACCAGAGCGGGTGGTTGGAGTGATCGGTGCGTCTGGCAGCTCGGTGTCCATCATGGTGGCCAACGTGCTCCGGCTCTTCGCG ATCCCCCAGATCAGCTACGCCTCCACTGCCCCGGAGCTGAGCGACAACAGCCGCTATGAGTTCTTCTCCCGTGTGGTTCCCCCTGACTCCTACCAGGCCCAGGCCATGCTGGACATAGTCAAAGCCATGGGCTGGAACTACGTCTCCACGCTGGCCTCCGAAGGCAACTATGGAGAGAGCGGCGTGGACGCGTTCATCCAGATATCCAGAGAAGCAG GAGGGTTGTGTATAGCACAGTCCATCAAGATCCCCAGGGAACCCAGACCAGGAGAGTTTGACAAAATTGTTAAGAGACTAATGGAGACGTCCAACGCTCGAGGGGTCATCATCTTCGCCAATGAGGATGATATCAA ACGGGTGTTACAGGCGGCAAAAAGAGCCAACTTGACAGGCCACTTCCTCTTTGTTGGCTCTGACAGCTGGGGGGCCAAAAGCTCCCCCATTGAAGACCAGGAAGAGGTGGCCGAGGGTGCTGTCACTATCCTGCCCAAAAGAGCATCTATTGATG GGTTCGATGAGTACTTCACTTCGAGGTCGCTGGAGAACAACCGAAGGAATATCTGGTTCGCCGAGTTCTGGGAGGATGACTTCAAATGCAAGCTGACCCGACCTGGCATAAAATACGACCCTGATCGGAGGAAATGTACAG GTGAAGAAAGAATCAGTCAGGACTCTCAGTATGAGCAGGAGGGAAAGGTGCAGTTTGTGATTGATGCTGTGTACGCCATGGCACATGCTTTGCACAGCATGCATATGGACCTCTGTCCAGGATCCATGGGTGTGTGTGAGAAGATGGACCCCGTGGAAGGGCGGATGCTTCTCCAGTACATTCGCTCTGTAAACTTCAACG GCAGTGCAGGAACCGCAGTGATGTTCAACGAGAACGGGGACGCTCCTGGGAGGTACGACATCTTCCAGTACCAGATGTCCAACGTTAGCAACCCTGGCTACAGAGTCATCGGTCAATGGACAAACCACCTGAGACTCAAT CTGGAGGACATGCAGTGGTCTGGGGGTGAACAGAAGGTCCCAGACTCGGTCTGTAGTTTCCCATGTGAGTCTGGAGAGAGGAAGAAGATGGTGAAGGGCGTTCCTTGCTGCTGGCATTGTGAGCTCTGTGATGGCTACCAGTTTGTTCTGGATGAGTTCACCTGTGACATGTGCCCCTTTGACATGAGGCCCTTAAAGAACCGAACAGGTTGTCGACCCACACCTATCATCAAACTAGAGTGGAGCTCTCCTTGGGCCATTATCCCTGTCTTCCTGGCAATACTGGGGATCCTGGCCACAACTGGAGTTATTTCTACCTTCGTCCGTTTCAACGACACTCCCATTGTTCGTGCGTCTGGCCGAGAGCTCAGCTATGTGCTGCTGACGGGCATCTTCCTCATCTACCTCATCACCTTCCTCATGATTGCAGAACCAAGTGTGGTAGTGTGCGCCTTCCGCAGGCTGCTGCTTGGGTTGGGCATGTGCATCAGCTACTCCGCCATGCTCACCAAAACCAACCGCATCTACCGCATCTTTGAACAGGGCAAGAAGTCAGTCACACCTCCCAAGTTTATCAGCCCCACCTCTCAGCTGCTCATCACCTTTATACTCATCTCAGTCCAG TTACTGGGTGTGTTTGTTTGGTTTGGCGTGGAGCCTCCTCACACCACCATTGACtatgaggagcagaagcctccaaatCCTGAGTTTGCTCGTGGAATCCTGAAGTGTGACATGTCTGACCTGTCACTCATACTGTGTCTGAGCTACAGCATTTTGCTGATGATCACCTGCACGGTGTATGCCATAAAAAGCAGAGGCGTTCCCGAGACATTCAACGAGGCCAAGCCCATCGGCTTCACCATGTACACCACTTGCATCATCTGGCTGGCCTTTGTGCCCATCTTCTTTGGAACAGCACAGTCAACAGAGAAG ATGTTTATCCAGACCACCACCCTGACAGTCTCCATGAGCCTGAGCGCCACCGTATCCTTGGGCATGCTCTACATCCCCAAGGTCTACGTCATCATCTTTCACCCGGAACAGAATGTCCAGAAGAGGAAACGCAGCTTCAAAGCTGTGGTGCAGGCGGCCACCGTGTCCACACGCCTGTCCCAGAAGTCCAGCGACAAGCAGAACGGAGAGTCCAAGGGGGAGCCCAGCAGGTCCCAGTGA